GACGCGGCGCAGATCGAGCTTGACCGGTTGGCCGGGCTGCTCCCGCACGGGCTGTCCACCCCGTGGGAGTGGGCGACGGCGTTGGGTGAACTGCTCGGCGGCCGGTACGGCTTCTGCGGAGCTTCCCCCGACTACCAGCGGCTGGAGTCGTCGCTGCTCCAACAGGTGCTGAACCGCCGTCGGGGGCTGCCGATCCTGCTCTCCGTGGTGTGGATGGAGGTGGCTCGCCGGGCGGGCGGTCCGGTCCACGGGGTCGCGCTGCCGGGGCATTTCGTGGTCGGCTTCGGCGATCCGGCGGAGCACGTGCTCGCCGATCCGTTCGCCGGGGGCGTGGTGCTGACGGGCGAGGACGCGGAGCTGATGGTGGCGGGGTCGACCGGTGTGCCCCTGCGCGAGTCACTGCCGACGCCGGCCCGGCCGCAGGCGATCGTGCTGCGCGTCCTGAACAACATCCGGGCCTGGGCGTCGGCCCGCCCCGAGCGCACCGACGTGGCGCTCTGGGCGGTCGAACTGTCACTCCTCCTGCCGTCGCATCCGGCCAGGCTGCGGTACGAGCGAGCCCAACTCCTCGTACAGCGCGGCGACTTCCTGCGCGGGGCGTCGGAGATGGAGGAGTACGCGGACATCATCAGCGGCATCGAGCCGGCGGCGTCCGAGACGATACGACGGGACGCGCGGGCGGCCCGGGCACGGCTGAACTGACACCCCGGGGCACGCCCGGAGCGCCGACACCCCGGGCACGGCCGGACCTGCGCCCCCGTGACACGGCCGGACCTGCGCACCTACTGGATCAACTCCCAGCAGCACCCGGACTTCGCCTGGGCCTGCCCGTCGTGCTTCCCGCTGACGCCGGCGAACCGGATGTTCACCACCTTCCGTCTCGTCCACCTCCAGAAGGTGCGCTGACCGCCGCTCCAGGCACCGCCCGGGGGCGGGCCGGTTCACTTCCCGTCCCGCCCCAGTTCGCAGTAGAGGTCGCGGAAGGCGGCGGCGAGGGAGGCGACGGTGCGCCAGTACGCGTACGCGGCGAGGTCCGGGGTGGCCGCGTCGGGTCGCACGGCGACGTCGAGGTGGCGGTAGGCGGCACGGAAGAGCAGCCGGACCGCTCCCCGGTCCGGCTCGTCGTGGCCGTACTCGTCCGCGCTCATCAGCTTCCGCAGATGGGTGACGAGTTCGTCCGTACCCGCGTTGACGACACTGCGCGGCGGCACCCCCGCCCGGTCGGCCCGCGCGTGCTCGATGGCGTCGGCGATCACGTCCACATCGATGCCCGGGTCCCTCGGTCGGACGTCCGGTGCGGTGCTGCTGTTCATCGGTCCTCCTGGCGTCCGGCACGTCTCCCCGCCCGCCGGCCGCCGGTGGACGGGACGGGCCTGGGCCCGCTCCGGGACGGTCTGCTCGGCAAGCTGCGGTATGAGAATCGAACCGCATCCCGCCCTCGCGCGGAGGGACTGACGGCCCATCGGGCTGATCAAAGTGGTCAAAGATCGACAGGCGTTGCCCAGGACCGGTCCCGGACCACCCCGACACGGGTGACGTGCGGAAATCTGCCCCCCGAGGGCCCCGACCCGTGGCTAATTTGAGCCCGTCCGAGCGCCGCCGGGAGCCCACGCCATCTCCCGGCGGCACTCGGCGTGCGCGGCGGCGCCGCGTACCGGACTTCCGGCTTCGGGCACCCAGGGGACGCGATGACACGTACACGGAACGAGCAGCTGGCCTGCCTCCTGGGCGAAGCCGGCTGGTCGCGCGCCCAGGCGGCGAGCGCCTTCAACCGGGCGGCGACGGAGAGCCGTCGCTCCGGCGATCCGTGCGGTCCGCTGATCGGGCGCTCGCACGTGAGCATGTGGGTGGGCGGCACCAGGCCCTCCGGCTCGGCGCCGGCCGTCCTCGCGCTGGCGCTGTCCCGGCGGCTGAAGCGTGTCGTCACCGTCTCCGAGCTGGGGTTCGGCGACCCGGGCGGCCCGGCGCCGATCGGGCCGCCCGCCGACGCCCTGGCCGTACTGGCGGATCTGGGGCGGGCGGACCTTCACCCGGACCGCCGGAACCTGCTGGCCGGGATCGTGTACTCCACGGCGATCCTGGCGGTCCCCACCGGGGAGCGGCCGGGGGCGGCACCCGGGCCCGTCCCGCAGGCGGCCGAGCGGCTGTCCAACCACCTGCGGGTGGTCCAGGGCGACGTCGCGACCGTCCGTGAACTCACCCTCGCCTTCTCGGCGGTGGACCAGCGGCGCGGTGGCGGACACGGCCGTACCGCGCTGGTGCAGTACCTCCGCACGGACGTACGCGATCTGCTGCACGGGCGGTACACGCACGAGCGGGTGCGCCGGGACATGGAGTCCGCCGCCGCCGAACTCTCCTACCTGTCCGGGTGGATGGCCTTCGACAGCGGCGAGAACCCGCTAGCCCAGCGCTACTTCGTGCTCGCCCTCCAACTGGCGGACCAGGCGGGGGATCACCCGCTCGGCGGGCACATCCTGCGCGCGATGGCCCACCAGGCCCTGGACATGGGCCACTTCGACAACGCGCTCGCCCTCGCCGAAGCATCCGTAGCGGACCGCCGCTACACGGAGGCGACCCCGCGCGAGCGCGCCCTGCTCGGAGTGGTGCACGCCCGCGCGCTGGCGGCGGCGGGCCGGACCCGGAGCGCGGTGAAGGCGTTGCTGCGCTCGGAGAACGATCTCGCCGCCGCCGAGGACGGGGTGGTCGAGCCGCACCGGACCTTCTTCTTCGGTGAGGCGTCCCTCGCCCACGAGACCGCGCGCACCCTGGAGGTGCTCGGTGACCGCAGGGGCGCGATCCGCGAGTTCGGCCGCTCGGTACGGACCCGGGGCCCGGCCTTCCGCCGTACCCACGCGGTGACCCTGGGGCACCTCGGGGCGGCCCAGATGGCGGACGGACAGGTCGAGGAGGCCTGCCTCACGTGGAGCGGGCTGCTGGACGCGATGGAGGAAGAGGGCATCCAGTCGGGCCGGGCGGAGCAGGCGGTCGCCCAGGTGAGGCGGCTGCTGTCGCCGCTGCGTCATCGCGGGATTCCGTCGGTGACGGCGGTGTCCGAACGCGCCAACAGACATCTGTCGAAGCTACATTGACGACCGAGGGCTTTCGTTCGGGTCGGGTGGGGGTACGGGCATGGCGGACGCACTGGGCATCGAGCCGATCGGGGCCGTGGTCGGAGGACGCAAGGAGGTCGCCGACGACCACTGGGGCGGCGTCGAGGCGGTGATCCGGCTGCGGCCGGACTTCCCGCCGGAGGTCGTGCGCGGGTTGGAGGAGTTCTCCCACCTCGTGGTCGTCTGGCACTTCGACCGGGCCGACCCCGGCGACGTGGCGCTGCACGCGCGGAGCCCCCGGAACAACCCCGCCTGGCCGCCCACCGGCACCTTCGCCCACCGCAACCACCGCCGCCCGAACCAACTCGCCACCAGCTTCCCCCGGTTGCTCGGGGTGGACGGCCTCGATCTGCGGGTGTCCGACCTGGACGCGGTGGACGGCACGCCGGTCTACGACCTGGCCCCCTACTTCACCGCCATGGGCCCCCGGGGCCCGGTCCACGAGCCGGCCTGGCCGGGCGAGATGCTCGCGGAGTACTGGGCCGGGGATTCCGGGGATTCCGGGGACGGGGCCTGAGGGTCGCAGGCGGGTCGGCAGCGGCCGGGACGGCCACCTCACTGGTGCGAATCGGCCTGCGCTCGGGCGCGTTCGATGTCGGGGACGTGGCGCTCGGCCCATTCCCGGACGGCCCGCAGGGGGATGAGCAGGGACCGGCCGAGGTCGGTGAGGGAGTACTCGACGTGCGGGGGATGTGCGGGGATCTCGGTACGGGAGATCAGGCCGTCGCTCTCCATCGCGCGAAGCGTCTCCGTGAGCGCCTTGGGCGTGATCCCCCTGATGTGCGCCTTGAGTTCGGTGAACCGCATCGTCCTGGTGTCGAGCGCGTTGACGACGAACACCGTCCAGCGCGCCCCGATCCGGTGCAGGACCGTGCGACTGGGGCAGGTCGCGGCCATGACGTTGTAGGCCTTGCCCATGAGCGACTCCCGGTAGCGTTGAGGATACCGATATAGAATCTATACCGTCTGGGCCGTGACTCCCACCGATTCCACGGTCCGCCCCTCCATGGCTCGACACGGCCGTTTCGTCACGGCGATCGCCATCGACGCGATCGGCACCGGCGTGTTCATCCCCGTGACGATGCTGTACTTCCTGGCCGCGACCTCGCTGACGCTGGTGCAGGTGGGCGCGGCCATGACGGCGGCCGGACTGCTGGCGCTCCCGGCAGGCCCGTTGGTCGCGGGGCTGATCGACCGGTACGGCACCACGCCGCTGCTGCGGGCGGCGAACCTGGCCCAGGCGCTCGGTTTCGCCGGGTACCTCGTCGTGGGGCACACCTGGCAGATCATCGTCTGCGCATGGGTGAACAGCGCCGGGCGGGCGGTGTTCTCCGGGTGCTACGGCGTGGCCGTCACGGCACTGGCCGCGCCCGGTCGACGCGAGCGCTGGTTCGGCCTGCTCGGGTCCGTACGCAACCTCGGGTACGCACTCGGCGGGCTTCTTTCCGCCGTCGCCGTCGGTGTCGGCACGCACGGCGCGTACGCGACGGTCGTGGTCGTCAACGCCCTGTCGTTCCTGGCCGCGTTCGTCTTGATGCGGACCGTGCCGAACACCCGCCCGGAAACGGGCCAGGGCACCGCCGGGGGCTGGCGGCGCGTGCTCCGGGACCGGCGTTACCTTCCCGTCGTCGGTCAGCAACTCTGCTTCGCCATCTCGCTGTTCGCCCTCAACATCGCGATACCCGTCTACGCCGTGGACGTACTGGGACTGCCCGGCTGGACGGCCGGGGCGGTCTTCACGCTCAACACCCTGATGGTCGGCTTCGGCCAGGCCGCCGTGCTCGGCCGGGTCGGCGGACGGGTCCGCAGTCGCGTCCTCGTGGCGGGGCACGCCTGCTTCGCCGCCGGGTACCTCCTGTTCCTCGCCGCCGACCGGGTGGCCTCGGTCGGCCTCGCGGTCGCCGTCGTGCTGCTCGGCGCGGGCAGCTACAGCCTCGGGGAGCTCCTCGGCGGCCCCGTCACCTCGACGGTCGCCGCGGAGAGCGCCCCGGACGCTCTCCGCGGCCGTTACCTGGCCCTCAACCAACTCGCCGTGACCGTCGCGGGCACGGTCGCCCCGGTCGCCCTCTCCGGGTTGCTGTCCGGCGGGGCGGCGGCGATCTGGCCGACCCTGGTGGGCGTCAGCGCCCTCGGAGCGGCGCTCGCCGCCGTGATGGGCAGGACGGTCCCGGCGGCAGCGAGCCGCATCGGGTCAGCCTGAGGACCCGGCCCCGGCCCCGGCCCCGGCTCGGCCCGTGGCGAGGGCACGACGGCCGGCCCGGACCAGGACCGCCGTCACGGCCAGGGCGAGAAAGGGACGGCGAAGCCCGCCCCCGCGCCCGCCGGTCCGTCGACGAGCCGGCCGGCCGCGCAGGCGGAGAACGCGATGCCGGCCACGCTCGCGGCCTCCGCCATACGACAGCAGGCCGCGCACCCGTACGCCGACGAGACGAGAACCCGCCCGACCAAGCGTCGCGGGAAATCCTGGAGTTGGCGCCTGAGCAGGTCTTCGAGTCATCGCAGCGAGTGCCGGAAGATTGCGGTTCTCCGGGACGTTACTGCATGTATGAAGATCAGCGAGGCTTCCAGAGCCAGCGGCGCGAGTGCGCGATCGTTACGGCACTACGAGGACGAGGGCTTGATCGTCCCTGGCCGTTTCAGCAACGGGTTCCGTGACTACTGCCAGTCCACCATCGACAGGGTGCTCGTCATCCGCTCGCTGCTGGAGTCCGGGCTGCCGGTGCGGCTGATCAGGGACGTCCTGCCCAGCCTCACCGACGGATCCGATGCCGGCACCGACATGGTGTGCGCGGAATTCCTCCACGAGGTACAGAGCCATCGCGATCGGCTCGCCGCCCGCATCGCCGTTCTCAGCGATCAGCAGGCGGCGCTCGACGCATACCTGCGCGAGGCCCGCCGTACTAAATCTCTGACAGCCGCTTGACCTTGACGCAAGTGTCAGGCTCCTACGTTCGGCGCATGGGGATCAACAAGCAGCAGAACACCGTCGAGCAGACCGTACGCGCACTGGTCCAGCGCACGCACCGGGGACCGGAGGACCTGACTCTCACGACTGATCACCGCCGTCCCGCCCCCGGGCCCGGCGAGTACCTGATCCGCGTCGGCGCCGCCGGGGTCAACTTCGCCGATGTCATGCAGACCCACGGCACCTACGGAGGAGGCCCGCAGGCACCCTATGTGGCGGGCTTCGAGGCCGCCGGCGAGATCGTGGGCGTCGGACCGGACGTCGAGACCCCGTTGCAGCTCGGCACTCACGTCGTCGGAGCCGGACCGGGCGCCTTCGCGCAGTACATGACGATGCCGGCTGCGGGGGTGCTTCCCGTGCCGTCCGGCTGGAGCGACGCCGAAGCCCTCGGGCTGGTGCTGAACTGGGCCACCGCCTTGGCGGCACTGAAGCCGCTGGGCGAGATCAAGAAGGGTGAGGTAGTCCTCGTACATGCTGCGGCCGGAGGCGTTGGGCAGGCCGCCGTCCGCCTCGCCCGCCACTACGGCGCACGCGTCATCGCCACGGCCTCACCCGA
The DNA window shown above is from Streptomyces sp. NBC_00247 and carries:
- a CDS encoding transglutaminase-like domain-containing protein — translated: MDSVDDGAESEDFSTAGRRARFAEEARSERPDLALLCLLVGAEAMPEPSPGHPDPYGIDAAQIELDRLAGLLPHGLSTPWEWATALGELLGGRYGFCGASPDYQRLESSLLQQVLNRRRGLPILLSVVWMEVARRAGGPVHGVALPGHFVVGFGDPAEHVLADPFAGGVVLTGEDAELMVAGSTGVPLRESLPTPARPQAIVLRVLNNIRAWASARPERTDVALWAVELSLLLPSHPARLRYERAQLLVQRGDFLRGASEMEEYADIISGIEPAASETIRRDARAARARLN
- a CDS encoding Tat pathway signal protein, translated to MTRTRNEQLACLLGEAGWSRAQAASAFNRAATESRRSGDPCGPLIGRSHVSMWVGGTRPSGSAPAVLALALSRRLKRVVTVSELGFGDPGGPAPIGPPADALAVLADLGRADLHPDRRNLLAGIVYSTAILAVPTGERPGAAPGPVPQAAERLSNHLRVVQGDVATVRELTLAFSAVDQRRGGGHGRTALVQYLRTDVRDLLHGRYTHERVRRDMESAAAELSYLSGWMAFDSGENPLAQRYFVLALQLADQAGDHPLGGHILRAMAHQALDMGHFDNALALAEASVADRRYTEATPRERALLGVVHARALAAAGRTRSAVKALLRSENDLAAAEDGVVEPHRTFFFGEASLAHETARTLEVLGDRRGAIREFGRSVRTRGPAFRRTHAVTLGHLGAAQMADGQVEEACLTWSGLLDAMEEEGIQSGRAEQAVAQVRRLLSPLRHRGIPSVTAVSERANRHLSKLH
- a CDS encoding SAM-dependent methyltransferase, with product MADALGIEPIGAVVGGRKEVADDHWGGVEAVIRLRPDFPPEVVRGLEEFSHLVVVWHFDRADPGDVALHARSPRNNPAWPPTGTFAHRNHRRPNQLATSFPRLLGVDGLDLRVSDLDAVDGTPVYDLAPYFTAMGPRGPVHEPAWPGEMLAEYWAGDSGDSGDGA
- a CDS encoding winged helix-turn-helix transcriptional regulator, whose protein sequence is MGKAYNVMAATCPSRTVLHRIGARWTVFVVNALDTRTMRFTELKAHIRGITPKALTETLRAMESDGLISRTEIPAHPPHVEYSLTDLGRSLLIPLRAVREWAERHVPDIERARAQADSHQ
- a CDS encoding MFS transporter, whose amino-acid sequence is MTPTDSTVRPSMARHGRFVTAIAIDAIGTGVFIPVTMLYFLAATSLTLVQVGAAMTAAGLLALPAGPLVAGLIDRYGTTPLLRAANLAQALGFAGYLVVGHTWQIIVCAWVNSAGRAVFSGCYGVAVTALAAPGRRERWFGLLGSVRNLGYALGGLLSAVAVGVGTHGAYATVVVVNALSFLAAFVLMRTVPNTRPETGQGTAGGWRRVLRDRRYLPVVGQQLCFAISLFALNIAIPVYAVDVLGLPGWTAGAVFTLNTLMVGFGQAAVLGRVGGRVRSRVLVAGHACFAAGYLLFLAADRVASVGLAVAVVLLGAGSYSLGELLGGPVTSTVAAESAPDALRGRYLALNQLAVTVAGTVAPVALSGLLSGGAAAIWPTLVGVSALGAALAAVMGRTVPAAASRIGSA
- a CDS encoding MerR family transcriptional regulator, translated to MKISEASRASGASARSLRHYEDEGLIVPGRFSNGFRDYCQSTIDRVLVIRSLLESGLPVRLIRDVLPSLTDGSDAGTDMVCAEFLHEVQSHRDRLAARIAVLSDQQAALDAYLREARRTKSLTAA
- a CDS encoding NADPH:quinone oxidoreductase family protein; protein product: MGINKQQNTVEQTVRALVQRTHRGPEDLTLTTDHRRPAPGPGEYLIRVGAAGVNFADVMQTHGTYGGGPQAPYVAGFEAAGEIVGVGPDVETPLQLGTHVVGAGPGAFAQYMTMPAAGVLPVPSGWSDAEALGLVLNWATALAALKPLGEIKKGEVVLVHAAAGGVGQAAVRLARHYGARVIATASPEKHRSVTALGADEVLDSRRPDLAEEITRLTGGVDLVLESVGQATFRTSLSVAKVFTGRIVVFGAASGDATLTTHDLVFTHQVQVKGLHIGALAVAAPSLYQSLLVEIEALIAHGVYPPGTPQVHPLAEGPAVLQQVGAGQTQGKLALDPWR